A portion of the Candidatus Methylomirabilota bacterium genome contains these proteins:
- the dgoD gene encoding galactonate dehydratase: MRLAEFRTFIVHDGYRSFVFLKLYADDGLTGVGEGTVEWNELAVEACLRQTCGRIMGADPFRTEALWERLYRDSYWRNDLIINSAISAIDQACWDLKGKKLGVPVHALLGGKRRERLRAYANAWYWGCTTPAEFAEAAARVVAQGYTALKWDPFGDADMTLTGTAMKAAVANVAAVRETVGPEVDLCIEVHGRLAPAWSIAMARRLAPFAPYFYEEPVPVENVEALVKVARAIDIPVATGERLCTKFAFQELLARQAVDIIQPDLCHAGGLTEVKKIAALAEVAYVQVAPHNASGPIGTGAAVQLDAVIPNFLIQEYFVAQAPWIDEVVEGGPRVVGGEIVVPDRPGLGVELHEQAALAHPFKEHWGGKTLFSEGWQAGLPGADTLRRADGEAGGGPGRR, from the coding sequence ATGCGGCTCGCCGAGTTCCGGACGTTCATCGTCCACGACGGCTACCGGAGCTTCGTGTTCCTGAAGCTCTACGCCGACGACGGCCTCACCGGCGTGGGCGAGGGGACGGTGGAGTGGAACGAGCTGGCGGTGGAGGCCTGCCTCCGCCAGACCTGCGGGCGGATCATGGGCGCCGATCCCTTCCGGACCGAGGCGCTCTGGGAGCGGCTCTACCGGGACAGCTACTGGCGGAACGACCTCATCATCAACAGCGCGATCAGCGCCATCGACCAGGCGTGCTGGGACCTCAAGGGGAAGAAGCTCGGGGTGCCGGTCCACGCGCTCCTGGGCGGCAAGCGGCGCGAGCGCCTCCGCGCATACGCCAACGCCTGGTACTGGGGCTGCACGACGCCGGCGGAGTTCGCCGAGGCGGCGGCCCGGGTCGTGGCCCAGGGGTACACGGCGCTCAAGTGGGACCCCTTCGGCGACGCCGACATGACCCTGACCGGCACCGCCATGAAGGCGGCGGTCGCCAACGTCGCCGCCGTCCGGGAGACGGTCGGGCCGGAGGTCGACCTCTGCATCGAGGTCCATGGGCGGCTCGCCCCGGCCTGGTCCATCGCGATGGCGCGCCGGCTGGCGCCGTTCGCCCCCTATTTCTACGAGGAGCCGGTGCCGGTCGAGAACGTGGAGGCGCTGGTCAAGGTCGCGCGGGCCATCGACATCCCGGTGGCGACCGGGGAGCGGCTCTGCACGAAGTTCGCGTTTCAGGAGCTGCTCGCGCGGCAGGCGGTCGACATCATCCAGCCCGACCTCTGCCACGCCGGCGGCCTCACCGAGGTGAAGAAGATCGCCGCGCTGGCCGAGGTCGCCTACGTCCAGGTGGCGCCCCACAACGCCTCGGGACCGATCGGCACCGGGGCGGCCGTGCAGCTCGACGCCGTGATCCCGAACTTCCTCATCCAGGAGTACTTCGTCGCCCAGGCCCCCTGGATCGACGAGGTGGTCGAAGGCGGTCCCCGGGTGGTCGGCGGCGAGATCGTTGTCCCCGACCGCCCGGGCCTCGGCGTGGAGCTTCACGAGCAGGCGGCGCTGGCGCATCCGTTCAAAGAGCACTGGGGTGGCAAGACCCTGTTCAGCGAGGGATGGCAGGCCGGTCTCCCCGGCGCTGACACGCTGCGGCGGGCCGACGGCGAAGCCGGCGGTGGTCCCGGCCGGCGTTGA
- the rhaD gene encoding bifunctional rhamnulose-1-phosphate aldolase/short-chain dehydrogenase, with translation MESRWNDETARGLDPLDLLVYASRLVGAETSLAVWGGGNTSIKVTEPDLRGHPIRVLRVKGSGSDLKSITRKDFPGVRLDDVRPLLAREEMGDQEMVDYLARCLQEPSSPRPSIETLLHGFLPFEAVIHTHADAIVALTNTDRGSGVVRDLFGKDAVSISYRRPGFGLSREVADAVRGHPETRGLVLEKHGLISWGATLKEAYLGTIDLVTRAEQRLREAARGRRVFGPPAVPTPDAATRRAVATAVAPVLRGLIGRDRRVVLRFDDTPDLLELVSAPEAAGLTQIGPATPDHTLFTKRLPCFVPLADPSAPEAVIAALRPAIEAFAREYTADFEAHRFEGASLGDPYPRVILLPGLGMFTSGKDARTAGIVADIYRHTAWVLRAASAVGQYASLTRAEAFGVEYWPLELYKLTLAAPERELARRIALVTGGASGIGRVVARRLAREGAHVVVGDLDEEGAARVAHEIATEMGPGRALGVYMDVTSEEAVQDGLLAAAETYGGLDIVVSNAGIAHSAPIDAMALADWERSFAVNARGHFLVAREAFRVLKAQGLGGSLVFVATKNVMSPGKDFAAYSAAKAAEAQLAKVAAIEGGPHGIRANIVNPDAVFRESGLWSEEIRRERARAQGITVDQLEEFYRKRNLLGVSVLPEDVAEAVLFLASDRAAKTTGCTLTVDGGVRDAFPR, from the coding sequence ATGGAGAGTCGCTGGAACGACGAGACCGCCCGTGGTCTCGACCCCCTCGATCTTCTGGTCTACGCCTCGCGTCTCGTCGGGGCGGAGACCTCGCTCGCCGTCTGGGGCGGGGGCAACACGTCCATCAAGGTGACCGAGCCCGACCTCCGCGGGCATCCGATCCGGGTGCTCCGGGTGAAGGGGAGCGGCTCCGACCTGAAGAGCATCACCCGCAAAGACTTCCCCGGGGTCCGCCTCGACGACGTCCGGCCCCTCCTCGCGCGCGAGGAGATGGGCGACCAGGAGATGGTCGACTACCTGGCCCGCTGCCTTCAGGAGCCGAGCTCGCCGCGACCCTCCATCGAGACGCTCCTTCACGGATTCCTCCCGTTCGAGGCGGTCATCCATACCCACGCCGACGCCATCGTGGCCCTCACCAACACCGATCGGGGCTCCGGGGTGGTCCGGGACCTCTTCGGCAAGGACGCCGTGTCCATTTCCTACCGCCGGCCCGGCTTCGGGCTCTCGCGCGAGGTGGCCGACGCGGTCCGGGGCCATCCGGAGACGCGAGGGCTGGTCCTCGAGAAGCACGGCCTCATCTCGTGGGGCGCGACCCTCAAGGAGGCGTACCTCGGGACGATCGACCTCGTCACCCGGGCCGAGCAGCGCCTCCGGGAGGCGGCTCGCGGCCGGCGGGTCTTCGGCCCGCCTGCGGTCCCGACGCCGGACGCCGCCACCCGCCGCGCGGTCGCGACGGCCGTCGCCCCGGTGCTGCGTGGGCTCATCGGGCGGGATCGTCGCGTCGTTCTCCGCTTCGACGACACCCCCGACCTCCTCGAGCTCGTCAGCGCCCCCGAGGCCGCGGGGCTCACTCAGATCGGCCCGGCGACGCCGGACCACACGCTCTTCACGAAGCGCCTGCCGTGCTTCGTGCCGCTCGCCGACCCGTCCGCGCCCGAGGCGGTGATCGCGGCGCTCCGGCCGGCGATCGAGGCGTTCGCGCGCGAGTACACCGCGGACTTCGAGGCCCACCGGTTCGAGGGCGCCAGCCTGGGGGACCCGTACCCGCGCGTGATCCTCCTGCCCGGTCTCGGAATGTTCACGAGTGGCAAGGACGCGCGGACGGCGGGGATCGTCGCCGACATCTATCGGCACACGGCCTGGGTCCTGCGGGCCGCCTCCGCGGTCGGCCAGTACGCGTCACTGACGCGGGCCGAGGCCTTTGGCGTCGAGTACTGGCCGCTGGAGCTCTACAAGCTGACGCTGGCCGCCCCCGAGAGGGAGCTCGCGCGGCGGATCGCCCTCGTCACGGGAGGGGCCAGCGGCATCGGCCGCGTGGTCGCCCGCCGCCTCGCGCGCGAAGGGGCTCACGTGGTGGTCGGGGACCTCGACGAGGAGGGCGCCGCCCGAGTGGCCCATGAGATCGCGACCGAAATGGGGCCCGGCCGCGCGCTCGGCGTCTACATGGACGTGACGTCGGAGGAGGCGGTCCAGGATGGCCTGCTGGCCGCCGCCGAGACGTACGGCGGCCTAGACATCGTCGTGTCGAACGCCGGGATCGCCCATTCGGCGCCCATCGACGCGATGGCGCTGGCCGACTGGGAGCGGAGCTTCGCGGTGAACGCGCGCGGACACTTCCTCGTCGCCCGCGAGGCCTTCCGGGTCCTCAAGGCGCAGGGACTCGGCGGGAGCCTCGTGTTCGTGGCCACCAAGAACGTCATGTCGCCGGGGAAGGACTTCGCCGCCTACAGCGCGGCCAAGGCGGCCGAGGCCCAGCTCGCCAAGGTGGCCGCCATCGAGGGCGGCCCCCACGGGATCCGAGCCAACATCGTGAACCCCGATGCCGTCTTCCGCGAGTCGGGCCTCTGGTCCGAGGAGATCCGGCGCGAGCGGGCGCGGGCCCAGGGGATCACGGTGGACCAGCTCGAGGAGTTCTATCGCAAGCGGAACCTCCTCGGGGTCTCGGTGCTGCCCGAGGACGTCGCCGAGGCGGTTCTCTTCCTCGCCTCCGACCGCGCGGCCAAGACGACCGGCTGCACGCTCACGGTAGACGGCGGCGTCCGCGATGCCTTCCCGCGCTAG
- a CDS encoding LLM class flavin-dependent oxidoreductase, translated as MREVRFGVSLAIQPPETLRALATRVEALGYDSIWTGDHIAFHTPTLESLTTLSHLAALTRRVRLGTGIYLLALRHPTIAAKAVATLDVLSGGRFIFGVGVGGEFPKEFEACGVPHGERGRRVDEGIEVCRRLWTKSPASFEGRFARFADVSLEPKPVQPGGPPIWIGGRSDHALRRAARVGDGWVSYVVTPERYRASLEKIRSFAAEAGRPMEPGRGFEPAHLAFTVVDDDWDRARVAATRFLTRQYNQPFDELVKKYCVLGPPARCIETLERFVEAGVRTFIVGFVAGGDRAHDQIERFAAEVAPHFRRA; from the coding sequence ATGCGTGAGGTCCGGTTCGGCGTCAGCCTCGCGATTCAGCCGCCCGAGACCCTGCGGGCGTTGGCCACCCGCGTGGAGGCGCTCGGTTACGATTCCATCTGGACCGGCGACCACATCGCCTTCCACACCCCGACCCTCGAATCGCTCACGACCCTGAGCCATCTGGCGGCCCTCACGCGGCGGGTCCGCCTCGGGACCGGCATCTACTTGCTCGCGCTCCGCCATCCCACCATCGCCGCCAAAGCCGTGGCGACGCTCGACGTCCTCTCCGGAGGCCGCTTCATCTTCGGGGTCGGGGTCGGGGGCGAGTTCCCCAAGGAGTTCGAGGCCTGCGGAGTGCCCCACGGCGAGCGCGGCCGGCGGGTGGACGAGGGCATCGAGGTGTGCCGGCGGCTCTGGACCAAGTCCCCCGCCTCGTTCGAGGGCCGGTTCGCCCGCTTCGCCGACGTCTCGCTCGAGCCGAAGCCCGTCCAGCCCGGCGGGCCGCCGATCTGGATCGGCGGCCGCTCGGATCATGCCCTCCGGCGCGCGGCGCGCGTCGGGGACGGCTGGGTGTCCTATGTGGTCACGCCGGAGCGCTATCGCGCGAGCCTGGAGAAGATCCGAAGCTTCGCCGCCGAGGCCGGCCGCCCGATGGAGCCGGGCCGGGGCTTCGAGCCCGCGCACCTGGCCTTCACGGTCGTCGACGACGACTGGGATCGCGCCCGGGTTGCCGCCACCCGCTTCCTCACCAGGCAGTACAACCAGCCGTTCGACGAACTGGTCAAGAAGTACTGCGTGCTCGGCCCGCCGGCCCGGTGCATCGAGACGCTGGAGCGCTTCGTCGAGGCCGGCGTCCGTACGTTCATCGTCGGCTTCGTGGCTGGCGGCGATCGGGCGCATGATCAGATCGAGCGGTTCGCGGCGGAGGTCGCTCCCCATTTCCGGCGCGCCTGA
- a CDS encoding FAD-binding oxidoreductase — protein MPKPPSCRARVIAIRSLDPVVLEVDLAMLEPPEIAFEAGQWVAIPLGEKIVRPYSMASPPSERRTIRLCVDVKPGGVGSRYFRELKAGDEVAFQPPLGTLTLGRDSTAPVLLAAEEIGIVPFRSILLAQAEQGFPRLMTLYFTAPARAYLTYHDELGRLAADHARFHYRPLLSAPDPGWPGEVGSVLAVLEREAGDLRGHEALLCGGGDLVKAARELCLARGLERKRIRYEKFW, from the coding sequence ATGCCGAAGCCGCCCTCGTGTCGCGCCCGCGTGATCGCCATCCGGTCGCTCGATCCCGTCGTCCTGGAGGTCGACCTCGCCATGCTCGAGCCTCCTGAGATCGCTTTCGAGGCCGGGCAGTGGGTCGCGATCCCGCTCGGGGAGAAGATCGTCCGGCCCTACTCGATGGCTTCGCCACCGTCCGAGCGCCGCACCATCCGGCTCTGTGTGGACGTGAAGCCTGGTGGCGTCGGGTCGCGGTACTTCCGCGAGCTGAAGGCGGGCGACGAGGTCGCCTTCCAGCCGCCGCTGGGGACGCTGACGCTCGGCCGGGACTCGACCGCCCCGGTCCTCCTGGCGGCCGAGGAGATCGGCATCGTGCCGTTCCGGTCGATCCTCCTCGCCCAGGCCGAGCAGGGGTTCCCGCGCCTGATGACACTCTACTTCACGGCGCCGGCGCGAGCGTACCTCACCTACCACGACGAGCTGGGGCGGCTGGCCGCCGACCATGCCCGGTTCCATTACCGGCCCCTCCTGTCGGCGCCCGACCCGGGCTGGCCGGGCGAGGTCGGCTCGGTCCTGGCCGTCCTCGAGCGGGAGGCGGGGGACCTGCGAGGGCATGAGGCCCTGCTCTGTGGCGGCGGCGATCTCGTGAAGGCGGCCCGGGAGCTCTGTCTCGCGCGCGGCCTGGAGCGGAAGCGGATCCGCTACGAGAAGTTCTGGTGA